GCCTGCTTCCCCAATGTGGCAACGTGCAACATGGTAACAAGCACAAGTCTGGAAAATACTAGATTTTTGGCTCATAGATAACCACTTTGCTCAACCCGATTGACTCTAGTATTCCCCCCACTATTCTTCTAGGAAATGAAGTCCGCTTCAAGTAGATGAAGATTTGATGAGTTTGGTAAAATTTTTTACTGATAGCTGATGATTGATGACAACGAACAAGTCAATGTTTAAAAATTACTGTAAATCGTAGAGAACAAGGCTGACTTTTTTTGATACCATAAAAAGTCTGACTCGTTTAATCACTATCGACGTATGAGCAAAGGTACCCTGTTTGATAAAGTTTGGGACTTACACACCGTTGGTACACTTCCTTCAGGGCTGACGCAACTATTTATTGGGCTACACCTCATCCATGAAGTGACTAGTCCCCAAGCCTTTGCTATGTTACGGGAACGAGGTCTAAAAGTACTGTTTCCAGAACGGACAGTGGCTACAGTAGATCATATTGTGCCTACAGAAAATCAATCACGTCCCTTTACTGATAGCTTGGCAGAAGAAATGATCCAAGCCCTAGAGCGTAACTGTCAAGAAAATGGCATCACCTTTTATAACATCGGTTCTGGTAATCAGGGTATAGTTCATGTGATTGCTCCTGAACAAGGACTGACACAACCAGGAATGACGATCGCTTGTGGAGATAGCCACACTTCCAGTCACGGGGCATTTGGGGCGATCGCTTTTGGCATCGGTACTAGTCAAGTTAGGGATGTTCTCGCTTCCCAAACTCTCGCCCTCTCGAAATTAAAAGTCCGCAAAATAGAAGTTAACGGCACCCTCAACCCTGGTGTCTACGCCAAAGATGTCATCCTGCATATCATTCGTACCCTTGGTGTGAAAGGTGGTGTCGGTTATGCCTATGAATATGCAGGCACTACCTTTGAGCAAATGAACATGGAAGAACGGATGACAGTTTGCAATATGGCCATCGAAGGCGGTGCCCGTTGCGGTTACGTCAATCCCGATCAAGTCACCTACGATTACCTCAAGGGTAGAGACTTTGCCCCCAAAGATGCAGATTGGGAGAGTGCGATCGCTTGGTGGGAATCAATCAAGAGCGATGCTGATGCTGAATACGATGATATTGTAGTATTCGACGCTGCCGAAATTCCACCGACTGTGACTTGGGGAATCACACCCGGTCAAGGCATTGGCATCAATCAGTTCGTTCCCAAGCCTGAAGAATTGCCCGAAGAAGACCGCTTTGTAGCTGAAGAAGCCTACCGATACATGGATTTGTTACCCGGTCAACCGATCAAAGGTACGAAAGTTGATGTCTGTTTCATTGGCAGCTGCACCAACGGTAGAATTAGCGATTTGCGAGAAGCTGCCAAAATTGCCCAAGGTCACCACGTAGCCGCAGGTGTGAAAGCCTTTGTTGTCCCTGGTTCTGAACGCGTCAAACAAGAGGCAGAAGCGGAAGGTCTGGACAAAATCTTTCAAGAAGCCGGGTTTGAGTGGCGTGAACCTGGGTGTTCGATGTGTTTAGCCATGAACCCCGACAAACTTCAAGGCAGACAAATCAGCGCCTCTTCCTCCAACCGCAACTTCAAAGGCAGACAAGGTTCATCCTCTGGTCGTACATTGCTGATGAGTCCGGCGATGGTTGTTACTGCTGCCATTAAAGGTGAAGTTTCAGACGTGCGGGAGTTGTTGTAATTTTGGGCATAGGGCATGGGAAGATAAAAATTTTCATTTTTTATAGATAGTTCTGATGTCAGTCGTGTTTAAGGGACTTCCAAATAAAAAATATCCTAAATTTTCTTGTGGGATGGGTCTCCCCACCCGTCCTTTGTATTTAGGGCGGGCAGGATGCCCACCCCACAAGATAGATAATATCAAGTTCGGCTAATTACTTACGATATAGTCGGTTTGCTTGGTAATAGGTAATGGGTAATGGGTAATAGGTAATACTCAAAACCAATTACCAATTACCAATTACCAATTCCCAATTACCGACCTCCACAGATATCATAAGTGTTTAAACGGACATGATATAATTTATTTCTTGGAAATCCCTAATTATATTTTCGCTTTGCCCTATTCCCTATTTCCAACCCTAATTAGTGTATTTATTTTGGTTTAGCTAGTTAAGTAAATCTATGGTAAGTCAAGTTAAAACAGTTTCAGGGCGTGGCATTCCCTTAGTGGGTGATGATATAGACACCGATCGCATTATTCCGGCACGCTATTTGAAAGCCGTTACTTTTGATGGGTTAGGTGAAGGCGTCTTTATTGATGACCGTAAAGCCCTCA
Above is a window of Nostoc sp. UHCC 0702 DNA encoding:
- the leuC gene encoding 3-isopropylmalate dehydratase large subunit, with the translated sequence MSKGTLFDKVWDLHTVGTLPSGLTQLFIGLHLIHEVTSPQAFAMLRERGLKVLFPERTVATVDHIVPTENQSRPFTDSLAEEMIQALERNCQENGITFYNIGSGNQGIVHVIAPEQGLTQPGMTIACGDSHTSSHGAFGAIAFGIGTSQVRDVLASQTLALSKLKVRKIEVNGTLNPGVYAKDVILHIIRTLGVKGGVGYAYEYAGTTFEQMNMEERMTVCNMAIEGGARCGYVNPDQVTYDYLKGRDFAPKDADWESAIAWWESIKSDADAEYDDIVVFDAAEIPPTVTWGITPGQGIGINQFVPKPEELPEEDRFVAEEAYRYMDLLPGQPIKGTKVDVCFIGSCTNGRISDLREAAKIAQGHHVAAGVKAFVVPGSERVKQEAEAEGLDKIFQEAGFEWREPGCSMCLAMNPDKLQGRQISASSSNRNFKGRQGSSSGRTLLMSPAMVVTAAIKGEVSDVRELL